Part of the Lolium rigidum isolate FL_2022 chromosome 6, APGP_CSIRO_Lrig_0.1, whole genome shotgun sequence genome, AATGACTGCTGAGCCTGATCCAGGTAGAATTGAGCAGATGCAGCTGGACGGAAAAAATTAGTATCTAGCAGATAGTTTCTGGAGGCAGCTGAATCAAGCCCAAACATGTTGGATTGCGATGTCCTGGAATACGGTGTGTCACAAGCAGATCTAGAAGTCTTCCACTGTGCAGTAGGCACCTCTTGCTCAGGAATGGGAGAAGCAATTGAATACAGTGTGTCACATGCGGACCTAGATGTCTTCCAATGTGCAGTAGGAACATCTTGCTCAGGGATAGGCGAGGAGAGACCAGTTCTTGGAGTTACCGAGGCAGGTGATATGAGACTGCTAGAAGGGCTCCCTGGGTAAAGTGGATAAGATCCCTGGAATCCTGAACCACCAGAGTATGTcgctgataagtaatgcatgtttTGCTCCTTGCCAGCAGCTTTAAGACCCATAGAAGATGAAAGAAACCTAGCATATGGAACATCTGGAGATGATGGAGTGGTTGCATGAGCTAATTCAGGGGGAGGGGTCAGTGGTGCTGTGGAGGGCTCAGTTGTGTAAGTTGAAAAGGCTGTTGGAGGTGAGACAAGCTGAGGTTCATTAGCATATGGTCCAACAGCGAACATACTAGATGTTGGACCAGGAGAGTTTGCGGATATTGACAGGAAGCAATTAGGTGACTGAGCAGTCGAAGTAAGTGCAGATTGTGAGAaggatgctggtgatgatggtggagcaaGAAGGGATGGATTCATAGCTGCATGCTGGTTGGAATTGCCACCAGATTGGCGACCATTTCCACGGTTAGTAGATGCATTCCCATCAGGCATGCGTGCTGCAGGAACTATCCGCTTTCCACCCTTCTGCGATCCGAAGCATGACAAGCCAGAAAAACAGCCAGACCATCTGCCCTGCTGTTAAGACCAGAGAAACATGTATGTATAAGTTCAAGTAAATGAGTTTGATTGTTcctaaaaaggaaataaaaatcaCCCCCCTAATTATTGGTAAAGATACACAAAATAGTCAATCCAGCATATTATGCGTAGCAGGGAGCAAGCAATTATAACTAAAGCATAATACCATCAGTTATATAAGATTTTTATCTAGAAAACAGGGGCACGCGAGCATGGAGCAAATATGTTCCGCACACAGACTAGATAATTCGCAGGAGAGAGCAGAACGGTCCTCCAGCCTAAAGGAAAACACAGATAAGATTTTAGGAGCTATCAGTTATATAGTTATATATCTATGAAAGCAAATAAGCAATGAGAGAGCAATATACTCTAAGTGATGGGCCAAAGTATTGGGTTTTTGCAAAATTACTGAACTAGTGCAATGCGTTTCAACAACTAGTGGGTAAAGATGTCAATCCAGCTTATTATGCATAGCAGGGGAGCAAGCAACTAGTACTACAGCATAATTGTTGGAGGCAAAGATGTCCCAGCTGCAAGTTGCAAGTACAGTTCGTCCTTATTACTACGCAGTGGCTGCATATAGATTGCCGATGGACTGGGTACACAAATCTAAAGCAAGCAGCACAAAAAGTACCAACTGCTAAGTGATTGCGTGCACAAGAACATGTAAGCGTATATACCCTATCCTGCTGCAGTTGCTGGGAGTGGAATCTGGCGTCGCCCAAGCCAACCGCCGCGGCAGCATTAATGGCAGCTGCGCCATTCGCCGACCTGCCACCGCCAGTACTGCTCCCTGGTATAGCCATTTCTTATTGAGCCTGTGGTTGCTTCCAATTAAGTATATATTTCAACCCCAAATCTAGCTGATTGGCTCCATATCCCCCGTCGGAGTCGTTGCTGCTGGAAAGGAAAGGTGTCAGTTTATAGAAAGGAAAGGTGCCATACtgtcattttttttttcatttgccaTGTCAGAGCCCATCTTTATAGAAAGGAAATGTGTCGTTTATTCGGGAGTGAAATATATACTTAATCCTTTATATAATCAAATCTATACACTCCATCCTCACTCATAGCCCATCTTTTCCACAGCGACTTGTCCTCTGATCCATCCCGTACCTTTCCTCTTCCCCTcaccccctctctctcctctccatGGCCTACCCAAGTCTGCAGACACTCGCGCGCATCACCGTTCCCGTTCCACCTCCTCGCGGCATCGCATCCCTGCAGTCTCCACCCCGCCCGCAATCTCGGAGATTGTTTTTCAAGGTATGACCATCTAATCATCCCACAATAACTTAAGCTCAAACTAACCTCAACAGAATTTAGGCACACCATCGGCAGACTACCGCCCCCGATTTGGATCCTGATGGCTTCTAATTTCCTTGCAAGCAGGTAGGATCTCTGGATCTGTGAGAGAAACTCTGCCAGGGCCATGCAGGCTCAATCAGATACCAGGGAGCTTTACTAGCGGTGGCAGGCCGGAAAATGGCGCAACTGTCATCAATGCCACCGCCGCGGCGGTCAGCTCGGGCGACGCCAGATTCCACTCCAAGCAACTGCAGCAGGATAGGGTATATACGCTTGCATGTTCTTGTGCACGCAATAGCTTAGCTGTAGGTAATTTTTGTGCTGCTTGCTTTAGATTTGTGTACCCAGTACCTGCAATTGGTAGGCATTGGCAATCTAGATGAGCACTACTGGCCACTAGTTGCTGCAACTTGCAAATCTTTGCCCCCAACAATTATGCTTTAGTACTAATTGTTTGCTTCCCTGCTATGCATAATAAGCTGGATTGACATCTTTAACCACAAGTTGCTGAAACACATGCATTTTTTACTAGTTCAGTAATTTTGCAAAGAACCAATACTTTGGCCTATCACCTAGAGTATGTTGCTCTCTCATTGCTTATTTGCTTTCAGAGATATAACTATATAACTGATAGCTTCTGACTATGTTGGTTATTAGTTTGGTGTTTCTAGCCTGTACGGTACTCATAAAATCTCTGTTGTGTTTTCCTTTAGGCTGGAGGACCGTTCTGCTCTCTCCCGCGAACTAACTAGTCTGTGTGCTAAACATATCTACATTTGAAAGCAGGGTAGGCAGCCTGTATATATAGCCGACCTGGCCCGTGACAACAATCAATCGATACTGAACGCATCACCATCCATTGCTAGTTGTAAATATACATGGAGCTAGCTAGATCGAGTAAAGGCATGCATGCACCCTTGACAATGAATTGTGAATTATCAGTGACCGTGCACTACAAAACACCCTGACAATGCATTGTGTCCGCGCGTGTTAAATATGTCTATTCTACAGTTTGAAAAGTCGGCATTTCTCACAAACATGCATGGGACCTATCCACTCCACCTAACTTATACTAGTATGAGAGTACATCTAACTATCTAAGTCTTTTCTAGGACGTGGCAATAGAAATAACAACTTGTCACGCCAACATGAAACAACCACTGTTAATATGAGCGAAGAAAAGGAAGCTAACCATTGCtaaaaggagaaaacctagttgctATCCTCTTCGTTTCTCAGATGACAATTCCCAAGCCGCTAACCTGAAATGCTTAAAACTTCTTAGATACGTAGTACAATGAGTTGTCAACATGCATGCTTTCAATAAAAAAATCTCAATCCGACAATATTGGACTCATCCAACTACTAACATTTCAAGACTACGGACCAATGCGTTCTCTACGAACAGATCCAACTAAACCACTCTACAATCCAGTGCTTTAAAAAACTAATCCTCAAACTTACTAACCAGTACAGGTTGCTTTAAACATTGGACGAACTCGCCAAGTCTGGAGCCCAACTCCCACCACGTTTTAGCCTCAAATAAAAGTTGCCGTTGCTCCTTGCCGTATAGAAAGGAAAGGTATGGTTTGTCTATTTTCCTTTGCCATGTCAGATGGAAGTACAATGCAGGCAAGATGGCAAacaaaaattcttcatcttcgttTTTCCTCTTCCTAATACGTTCTAGACTCCGCAGGCTCATTTCAGCACTAATAAAAATTATAGAGCATGCAATTAATAATGGAGCATGCAATTAATCGGTGCAAGGCACAAAGTACTAGTTAGCAGATACATACCAAATATTGGTCTTGTCACAGGATCCCAAGACCAAGAGGGTGGGGGCTTATCACTGAATTATTGTATCAATAGCGTAGGTGTCTATAAAAAAAAACATGTCAAAGATTCAGCACTGAAGACTGAAATATATAGCATAATGAAGTGCTGGAGCACTGAAATATATAGCATAAGGAACTAGAGTTCAGCCAGGCAGTGATACAAGACATCGAGAAATATGACCCATGTTATGTTTTGTTTTCCATAAACATAATGTAAGGAATTTGGCGCTCCTATGGCGCAgctgcagagagagagagagagagagagagagagatgtgcACTGTTTTTAACAGTGAAAAGTCTTCTGGAAGTTGTTTCTAGATTATTAATATAACACTTTTTTTTGCAATAGTATATGAGTAACTTAGTAATTTCGTTTTTACTAATTCAGAGCTGAGAAAATCAATGGAAAAAAAAAAGCACAGTGATGTGCACAAATGGTTATGCCATGGCATGATCAAATTAAGCCCATAAATGCCCCCAAATGCAGAAGGCATTCAAATGCACTGAAGGTATTTGCTTCATACCATGCTTAATATCTGCCAATAGGCACCATGCAAATGGTAGTGCAGCTAAGAAGTCATCCAAAAACTAGTACTAAAGACGTAGCTGCACAATTCAATCATTTACTCACTCGCCATATTCACAAGTTTGAGAGCAAATTTAAACTTGTTTGTGTGCTTGTGAAACAGGCTCAAACGTTATATATATTCTGGCTGATGTTTTCCTTAATCCGAGTCAGGCCCAAGCAAGCTCTAAACTCTTTGAATTGTTTAACTTGAGTTAGAACTGCAGTGTGCACATTATTCAGTAAACAGACCACTGTTTCATGGAAATTCAGACATCCAGCTCAAAAAACAGTGCCAGATGAATGTAAATCTTCCAAACGAGTATTAAGTTATGACTACTAAAAACCATGTAAGTGCCACGTAAAATGAT contains:
- the LOC124665050 gene encoding uncharacterized protein At1g76660-like isoform X6 encodes the protein MGRWSGCFSGLSCFGSQKGGKRIVPAARMPDGNASTNRGNGRQSGGNSNQHAAMNPSLLAPPSSPASFSQSALTSTAQSPNCFLSISANSPGPTSSMFAVGPYANEPQLVSPPTAFSTYTTEPSTAPLTPPPELAHATTPSSPDVPYARFLSSSMGLKAAGKEQNMHYLSATYSGGSGFQGSYPLYPGSPSSSLISPASVTPRTGLSSPIPEQDVPTAHWKTSRSACDTLYSIASPIPEQEVPTAQWKTSRSACDTPYSRTSQSNMFGLDSAASRNYLLDTNFFRPAASAQFYLDQAQQSFPCNGGRLSVSRDKQDTDEVEAYRASFGFSADEIATTQHYVEIPDAVDDGFSISPFGNSTPATEVCPFNDLPNEIHDIDKMDKSVFNVKQITSSKKSADELASGTTHNVLHLDIFKGTKGGHLSDDDASAKDCHPFSKARDEISLKPIEVRKKSPPGQACSDAEIEYRRARSLREVNSVLSWRSTLSRQLQ
- the LOC124665050 gene encoding uncharacterized protein At1g76660-like isoform X2, with the protein product MSLRSLERIRKRKNEDEEFLFAILPALYFHLTWQRKIDKPYLSFLYGKEQRQLLFEAKTWWELGSRLGEFVQCLKQPVLQGRWSGCFSGLSCFGSQKGGKRIVPAARMPDGNASTNRGNGRQSGGNSNQHAAMNPSLLAPPSSPASFSQSALTSTAQSPNCFLSISANSPGPTSSMFAVGPYANEPQLVSPPTAFSTYTTEPSTAPLTPPPELAHATTPSSPDVPYARFLSSSMGLKAAGKEQNMHYLSATYSGGSGFQGSYPLYPGSPSSSLISPASVTPRTGLSSPIPEQDVPTAHWKTSRSACDTLYSIASPIPEQEVPTAQWKTSRSACDTPYSRTSQSNMFGLDSAASRNYLLDTNFFRPAASAQFYLDQAQQSFPCNGGRLSVSRDKQDTDEVEAYRASFGFSADEIATTQHYVEIPDAVDDGFSISPFGNSTPATEITSSKKSADELASGTTHNVLHLDIFKGTKGGHLSDDDASAKDCHPFSKARDEISLKPIEVRKKSPPGQACSDAEIEYRRARSLREVNSVLSWRSTLSRQLQ
- the LOC124665050 gene encoding uncharacterized protein At1g76660-like isoform X5, whose amino-acid sequence is MQGRWSGCFSGLSCFGSQKGGKRIVPAARMPDGNASTNRGNGRQSGGNSNQHAAMNPSLLAPPSSPASFSQSALTSTAQSPNCFLSISANSPGPTSSMFAVGPYANEPQLVSPPTAFSTYTTEPSTAPLTPPPELAHATTPSSPDVPYARFLSSSMGLKAAGKEQNMHYLSATYSGGSGFQGSYPLYPGSPSSSLISPASVTPRTGLSSPIPEQDVPTAHWKTSRSACDTLYSIASPIPEQEVPTAQWKTSRSACDTPYSRTSQSNMFGLDSAASRNYLLDTNFFRPAASAQFYLDQAQQSFPCNGGRLSVSRDKQDTDEVEAYRASFGFSADEIATTQHYVEIPDAVDDGFSISPFGNSTPATEVCPFNDLPNEIHDIDKMDKSVFNVKQITSSKKSADELASGTTHNVLHLDIFKGTKGGHLSDDDASAKDCHPFSKARDEISLKPIEVRKKSPPGQACSDAEIEYRRARSLREVNSVLSWRSTLSRQLQ
- the LOC124665050 gene encoding uncharacterized protein At1g76660-like isoform X3, translated to MAIPGSSTGGGRSANGAAAINAAAAVGLGDARFHSQQLQQDRQGRWSGCFSGLSCFGSQKGGKRIVPAARMPDGNASTNRGNGRQSGGNSNQHAAMNPSLLAPPSSPASFSQSALTSTAQSPNCFLSISANSPGPTSSMFAVGPYANEPQLVSPPTAFSTYTTEPSTAPLTPPPELAHATTPSSPDVPYARFLSSSMGLKAAGKEQNMHYLSATYSGGSGFQGSYPLYPGSPSSSLISPASVTPRTGLSSPIPEQDVPTAHWKTSRSACDTLYSIASPIPEQEVPTAQWKTSRSACDTPYSRTSQSNMFGLDSAASRNYLLDTNFFRPAASAQFYLDQAQQSFPCNGGRLSVSRDKQDTDEVEAYRASFGFSADEIATTQHYVEIPDAVDDGFSISPFGNSTPATEVCPFNDLPNEIHDIDKMDKSVFNVKQITSSKKSADELASGTTHNVLHLDIFKGTKGGHLSDDDASAKDCHPFSKARDEISLKPIEVRKKSPPGQACSDAEIEYRRARSLREVNSVLSWRSTLSRQLQ
- the LOC124665050 gene encoding uncharacterized protein At1g76660-like isoform X1, translating into MSLRSLERIRKRKNEDEEFLFAILPALYFHLTWQRKIDKPYLSFLYGKEQRQLLFEAKTWWELGSRLGEFVQCLKQPVLQGRWSGCFSGLSCFGSQKGGKRIVPAARMPDGNASTNRGNGRQSGGNSNQHAAMNPSLLAPPSSPASFSQSALTSTAQSPNCFLSISANSPGPTSSMFAVGPYANEPQLVSPPTAFSTYTTEPSTAPLTPPPELAHATTPSSPDVPYARFLSSSMGLKAAGKEQNMHYLSATYSGGSGFQGSYPLYPGSPSSSLISPASVTPRTGLSSPIPEQDVPTAHWKTSRSACDTLYSIASPIPEQEVPTAQWKTSRSACDTPYSRTSQSNMFGLDSAASRNYLLDTNFFRPAASAQFYLDQAQQSFPCNGGRLSVSRDKQDTDEVEAYRASFGFSADEIATTQHYVEIPDAVDDGFSISPFGNSTPATEVCPFNDLPNEIHDIDKMDKSVFNVKQITSSKKSADELASGTTHNVLHLDIFKGTKGGHLSDDDASAKDCHPFSKARDEISLKPIEVRKKSPPGQACSDAEIEYRRARSLREVNSVLSWRSTLSRQLQ
- the LOC124665050 gene encoding uncharacterized protein At1g76660-like isoform X4 gives rise to the protein MAIPGSSTGGGRSANGAAAINAAAAVGLGDARFHSQQLQQDRGRWSGCFSGLSCFGSQKGGKRIVPAARMPDGNASTNRGNGRQSGGNSNQHAAMNPSLLAPPSSPASFSQSALTSTAQSPNCFLSISANSPGPTSSMFAVGPYANEPQLVSPPTAFSTYTTEPSTAPLTPPPELAHATTPSSPDVPYARFLSSSMGLKAAGKEQNMHYLSATYSGGSGFQGSYPLYPGSPSSSLISPASVTPRTGLSSPIPEQDVPTAHWKTSRSACDTLYSIASPIPEQEVPTAQWKTSRSACDTPYSRTSQSNMFGLDSAASRNYLLDTNFFRPAASAQFYLDQAQQSFPCNGGRLSVSRDKQDTDEVEAYRASFGFSADEIATTQHYVEIPDAVDDGFSISPFGNSTPATEVCPFNDLPNEIHDIDKMDKSVFNVKQITSSKKSADELASGTTHNVLHLDIFKGTKGGHLSDDDASAKDCHPFSKARDEISLKPIEVRKKSPPGQACSDAEIEYRRARSLREVNSVLSWRSTLSRQLQ